In Halobaculum magnesiiphilum, the following proteins share a genomic window:
- a CDS encoding PKD domain-containing protein codes for MNRQFGRRTFLGLGAAASIAVGGTTVGRATFSGLDQDFESVSVGGYPDGWRKDGATDQSVVSERSHGGSRSLRIKGGHGGCWEAIANAPIGGHPGETAVRFSGAILPGAAGSFGCHDKYYARLKLRTDAGGGWSDGSSRSILTMHRDGTLYAPGNVAVGSFSPGEWVGYDITYRYDGGADEITLEYEIDGGSSRGTTTVDAASWETDISYLTLNSGDFTAYWDSVVAKTVGGGNQVPNAAFQYAPSSPTVEDDVVFDASDASDADGSIVGYAWDIDGDGDYDATGETVVRSYDSSGEYPVSLRVTDDDGATAVTTRTVAVGSGNSAPSAAFRIEPQSPTVGDTLTFDASGASDADGSIRRYEWDLDGDGDTDATGRTVERTVERAGTYEVVLRVTDDDGATDRASRSITVGEAENRPPTAEFEVSPSPPVAGSTATFDASASTDPDGSIARYEWDFGGDGGVDAEGPSVEHTFEEARDATVVLRVTDDDGAGDAVERTVSVAEPENEPPSAVFDSSTTEPMAGEQVRFDASASTDPDGEIREYRWDLTGDGSRDATGRTVEYAYESPGEYTVTLTVVDDAGAKGTTRGTLTVTESPLDSLASAHLKTAERVDAISVANLDATAKARRANRAFTDAVERGDIDHATAINAIRRLDSGLSVTEHTLEHIGPADELSSNRVDLAQEMALPTINTAMELVLTVVSIAKKVSQGVGLGTKAILSTAKSKAKDAVKTILKGMLGRKIDAMSKINYEANTIVGEIIAGGLNTVGAVNDAVEAAVQRIIDTVSTSIQYYAETRMAAGVSPLVGSFVGSTPASLAAGIDFLYAFLTPERVAEDGLRGDTNAAMSAATDASHSIANEAEDTQGLIRDAKEFGESFSLTESVHRLWNDPSLWEVAKTIGSVVLFVAGGVVDAFATGGGIGALVKINVTHHLGLFNAIRG; via the coding sequence ATGAATCGGCAGTTCGGGAGACGGACCTTCCTCGGGCTCGGCGCCGCCGCGTCGATAGCCGTCGGCGGAACGACGGTAGGGCGGGCGACGTTTTCGGGGCTCGACCAGGACTTCGAGTCCGTCTCCGTCGGCGGGTACCCCGACGGATGGAGGAAGGACGGAGCCACGGATCAGTCGGTCGTCAGCGAACGATCACACGGCGGGAGCAGGTCGCTCCGTATCAAAGGCGGCCACGGCGGCTGCTGGGAGGCGATCGCGAACGCGCCGATCGGCGGGCATCCCGGCGAAACCGCGGTGCGATTCTCGGGGGCGATCCTCCCGGGCGCCGCCGGGTCCTTCGGCTGTCACGACAAGTACTACGCGCGGCTCAAGCTCCGGACCGACGCCGGCGGCGGCTGGTCCGACGGGTCCAGCCGTTCCATCCTCACGATGCACCGAGATGGGACGCTGTATGCACCCGGTAACGTCGCCGTCGGCTCGTTCTCGCCCGGGGAGTGGGTGGGCTATGACATCACCTACCGGTACGACGGCGGCGCCGACGAGATCACGCTCGAGTACGAGATCGACGGCGGGTCGAGCAGGGGAACGACGACTGTCGACGCGGCGAGTTGGGAGACGGACATCTCGTATCTCACGCTCAACAGTGGGGACTTTACGGCGTACTGGGACTCCGTCGTCGCGAAGACAGTCGGCGGCGGGAACCAGGTCCCGAACGCGGCGTTCCAATATGCGCCCTCGTCGCCGACGGTCGAGGACGATGTCGTGTTCGACGCGAGCGACGCGAGCGACGCCGACGGCTCGATCGTCGGCTACGCGTGGGACATCGACGGCGACGGGGACTACGACGCGACGGGCGAGACGGTCGTCCGCTCGTACGACAGCAGCGGTGAGTACCCGGTGTCGCTCCGGGTGACCGACGACGACGGGGCCACGGCGGTGACGACGAGGACCGTCGCGGTCGGCAGCGGAAACTCCGCGCCGTCGGCGGCGTTTCGGATCGAGCCACAGTCGCCGACGGTCGGGGACACGCTCACGTTCGATGCGAGCGGCGCGAGCGATGCCGACGGCTCGATCCGGCGGTACGAGTGGGACCTCGACGGCGACGGCGACACCGACGCTACCGGGCGGACCGTCGAGCGAACGGTCGAGCGCGCGGGGACGTACGAGGTCGTCCTCAGAGTCACCGACGACGACGGGGCGACCGACCGCGCGAGCAGGTCGATAACGGTCGGCGAAGCCGAGAACCGACCCCCGACGGCGGAGTTCGAGGTCTCCCCGTCGCCGCCGGTGGCGGGCTCGACGGCCACCTTCGACGCGTCGGCGAGCACCGATCCGGACGGCTCGATCGCGCGCTACGAGTGGGACTTCGGCGGCGACGGGGGCGTCGATGCGGAGGGTCCGTCGGTAGAACACACCTTCGAGGAGGCCCGCGACGCGACGGTCGTGCTCCGTGTCACCGACGACGACGGCGCCGGCGACGCGGTCGAGCGGACGGTGTCGGTCGCCGAACCGGAAAACGAGCCTCCGTCGGCGGTGTTCGACAGCTCGACGACCGAGCCGATGGCCGGCGAGCAGGTTCGGTTCGACGCGTCGGCGAGCACCGATCCGGACGGGGAGATCCGGGAGTATCGGTGGGATCTGACCGGTGACGGGAGCCGCGACGCGACCGGACGGACCGTCGAGTACGCGTACGAGTCGCCTGGCGAGTACACGGTCACGCTCACCGTCGTCGACGACGCGGGCGCGAAAGGAACGACCAGGGGAACGCTGACCGTCACGGAGAGCCCGCTCGACTCGCTCGCGTCGGCCCACCTGAAGACGGCCGAACGGGTCGACGCGATCTCCGTCGCGAACCTCGACGCGACCGCCAAGGCGCGACGGGCGAACCGGGCGTTCACCGACGCCGTCGAACGGGGGGACATCGATCACGCCACCGCGATCAACGCTATCCGCCGGCTCGACTCGGGACTGAGCGTCACGGAACACACGCTCGAACACATCGGCCCCGCCGACGAACTGAGCAGCAATCGGGTCGACCTGGCCCAGGAGATGGCGCTTCCGACGATCAACACGGCGATGGAGCTGGTATTGACCGTCGTCTCGATCGCGAAGAAGGTTTCACAGGGGGTCGGGCTCGGAACGAAAGCGATCCTGTCGACGGCGAAGTCGAAGGCCAAGGACGCCGTAAAGACGATACTGAAGGGGATGTTGGGCCGGAAGATCGACGCGATGTCGAAGATCAACTACGAGGCCAACACGATCGTCGGCGAGATAATCGCCGGCGGGCTGAACACGGTCGGTGCCGTCAACGACGCCGTCGAGGCCGCGGTCCAACGGATCATCGACACTGTGTCGACGTCGATCCAGTACTACGCCGAGACCCGGATGGCGGCCGGGGTTTCCCCGCTCGTCGGGTCGTTCGTCGGGTCGACGCCGGCGTCGTTGGCGGCCGGCATCGACTTCCTCTATGCGTTCCTCACGCCCGAGCGCGTGGCCGAAGACGGGCTCAGGGGCGACACGAACGCGGCCATGTCAGCGGCGACAGACGCCTCACACTCGATCGCGAACGAGGCCGAGGACACACAGGGGCTCATCCGGGACGCGAAGGAGTTCGGCGAGTCGTTCTCGCTTACGGAGTC